A stretch of DNA from Tsuneonella amylolytica:
CGGGAGATCGAGGGCGAACTGATCGACCTCTACTGCGCCGAGATGTCGGCGCGTGGTGTGTCCATAACTCGCGACCAGGTTATCGACGGCTACCGCCTTGGCGCACTCCATGGCGTGTCCACCGCCGTCTTCAGCGCCGCCTTCGTCGAGCGGACCGAGCGGGGCGACGCGAACTTCCTGTCGATGGCCCGGGGTGCCTGCGCGCTCGCCCGGGCGCACGGCTCGATCGATCTTCTGACCGGAAAGGGCGGCGCATGACGCTATCGAAAGGCGACGACTACCCGATCCACCAGACGGCCGAGCCGGTCGCCTACGCCGGGACCGATCGCAACTTCTACGACCGCTATTTCTTCAATGGCTACGCGCCCGATGGCAGCCGGTTCTTCGCGGTCGCGTTCGGCGTCTATCCGCATCTCGACGTCTGCGATGCGCATTTCTGCGCGATCCGGGGGGACACGCAGCACTGCCTCCATGCCAGCCGGAAGCTGGGCATGGAGCGCATGAACCTCGCTTGCGGCCCGATCCGCATCGAGGTGATCGAGCCGCTCGAAAAGCTGCGCATCGTGGTCGAGGGCGAGGGAATCGCCGCCGACATCGTCTTCACGGGTCGCGCGTTCCCGATCGAGGAGCCGCGTTTCACCTGGCGCGTGGGTCCGCGCACGATGATGGACTACACGCGGCTGACGCAGAACGGCCATTACGAAGGCTGGATCGAGATCGACGGTCGGCGCGAGGATCTGGCCGGCAACACCGCCGGGACACGGGACCGGAGCTGGGGCGTGCGGCCGGTCGGCGCGGCCGATCCGCAAGGCGCCGGGATCGGCCAGTTCTTCTGGCAATGGACGCCGGTAAACCTGCCGGAACGCAGCCTGTTCTGGCACCTCAACGCGCACCGGGACGGGGCGGCCTGGAACAGCCGCGGTGTGTTCGCTTCCGATGGAGCGGTTCCTGCCGACTTCGTCGAATACGAGGACGGGACAATGAATGCGCCGCCTGCCCCCGGGACGCGGTGGCCATCGGGCGGTTCGCTGGACATAGGCGGCGAGACGTTCGCGTTCGAGCCGGTCGGCCGATTCCAGATGCGCGGGCTCGGTTACACCTCGCCCAAGTGGGGGCACGGGCTCGACCACGGCGCGCTGGAGGTCGAGCGAGAGGACATCGACCTTGCCGCCGTCGACCCCGCGCGCATCGACAACCTTCATGTGCAGATGATCTGCCGGGTCACCGGGCCTGATGGCGAACAGGGTGTCGGGGCGTTCGAGCAGCTTGCGATCGGTCCCTACGATCCGCTCGGGCTGGAAGGCATCGCCGACCCCGCCCGCTGATCGGCGTCAGGCTGCCGCGGTGAGCCGTACGACCTGTTCGTCGGACAGTTCGACTTTGGTAAAGGCCAGCAGGTCCTCGAGCTGCGCCGCCGTACGCGCGCTCGCGATCGGGGCGGGGATACCGGGCTGCCGGACCAGCCACGCAAGGGCGATCGCGGCGAGACTGGCGCCGGTTTCGCCGGCGACGGCATCCATGGCGTTCAGGACCTGCGGGCCATTGGCTCCGGCCAGTTCCTTCGCCCGCCCACCGCGCTGCGACTTCGCGTAGTCCTCTTCGCTACGGTACTTGCCCGTAAGGTAGCCCGATGCGAGACCGAAGAACGGCAGCATGACGAGCCCCTTCTGCGTCACCAGTGTCTGAAGATCTTCGCCGTAGCTGCTGCGGGACACGAGGTTGTACTCGTTCTGCAGTGCCTCGAACCGGGCAGCCCCGGTCGCCTCAGCCTGCGTCAGCGCGGCGTTAAGACGGTCGGCGCCGAAATTGGACGCGCCGACCGCCTTGGCCTTGCCGCTGCGGACGGCACCGTCGAACGCGTCGACGATCTGCTCGATCTCGAGCTCGGGATAATCCTTGTGGGCGTAGTAGAGATCAACACGGTCGGTCCGCAGCCGTTCGAGCGAACGGTCGAGCGACTGGAGCACCCGGACGCGTTCGTAGAGTTCGCTGCCGCCGAGCATGCCGGTCTTGGTGTGCAATCGCATTTCGCTGCGAACCCCGCGACTTGCCAGCCACTCGCCGAGTACGGTTTCGGATTCGCCGCCCTCGTGCCCCGGAACCCACGCCGAATAGACGTCGGCCGTGTCGATCATGCGACCGCCGGCCTCGTAGAAGGCATCGAGGACCGCGAAGGCTTCGTCGCCCTTGGACGACCAGCCGAATACGTTACCGCCGAGGACGAGCGGGATACCTGCGATGAAGTCGTGTCCGGTCATGTCGGTTGCTCCTTGCCGGTGCGGCGCTCACGCCATTGCTCGGCCGTCTGCCCCCAAGCGTCGACCCGTTGGTCTTGGAAGGGTTCGGGCAGGCGGGTGGGGCCGAGGTTGGTCGAACCCAGACGCCGGGCGAGTGCGATGGATCGGGCGTTTTCGGGATCGATCGTGTGGATGACGTCATCCCATCCCAGCACGTCGAAAACGTAGTCCATGGCCGCCACGGTCGCCTCGTAGGCGTAGCCCTTTCCGGCGAATTCAGGGTGCAGGCCCCAGCCGACTTCCTTGCCGGGCCACCCTTCGGGCTCCCATGGCCCGAGCCGGCCGACCCACTTGCCCGTCGCGCGTTCGATGACCGAAAACATCGAAAAGCCCCTGATGTCCCACGCCCCTCGCAGGGAGCACAGCGAACGCCAGCTTTCCGGTCGCGAGGCGCGGCCGCCGATGAAACGCATCGTCTCCTCGTCCGCCGCCATTGCCGCAAAGCCGTCGAGGTCGCCGGCCTCGGGAACGCGGAGCGCGAGGCGTTCGGTAAAGAGGACCGGGTATCCGTTCACGCGTACTGGTCGCGGATGGTCAGGAGCGCGATCGCCGCCTTCGCCGCCTCGCCGCCCTTGTCGCTCTGCGCAGGGTCGGCGCGGACGATCGCCTGCGCCTCGTTCTCGGTGGTAAGGATGCCGTTGCCGACAGGGATGCCGTC
This window harbors:
- a CDS encoding aldo/keto reductase; the encoded protein is MTGHDFIAGIPLVLGGNVFGWSSKGDEAFAVLDAFYEAGGRMIDTADVYSAWVPGHEGGESETVLGEWLASRGVRSEMRLHTKTGMLGGSELYERVRVLQSLDRSLERLRTDRVDLYYAHKDYPELEIEQIVDAFDGAVRSGKAKAVGASNFGADRLNAALTQAEATGAARFEALQNEYNLVSRSSYGEDLQTLVTQKGLVMLPFFGLASGYLTGKYRSEEDYAKSQRGGRAKELAGANGPQVLNAMDAVAGETGASLAAIALAWLVRQPGIPAPIASARTAAQLEDLLAFTKVELSDEQVVRLTAAA
- a CDS encoding GNAT family N-acetyltransferase translates to MNGYPVLFTERLALRVPEAGDLDGFAAMAADEETMRFIGGRASRPESWRSLCSLRGAWDIRGFSMFSVIERATGKWVGRLGPWEPEGWPGKEVGWGLHPEFAGKGYAYEATVAAMDYVFDVLGWDDVIHTIDPENARSIALARRLGSTNLGPTRLPEPFQDQRVDAWGQTAEQWRERRTGKEQPT